A stretch of Chloracidobacterium sp. DNA encodes these proteins:
- a CDS encoding flavodoxin family protein, with translation MTTVAIVYHSGYGHTAAQAEAVLRGVQSVPEVTAHLIRVEDIENHWTTLDAADAIVFGSPTYMGSVSGPFKSFMDASSRRWLQQAWRDKIAAGFTNSGSLSGDKLNTLVQLAIFAAQHGMIWVGQAELPSGRADDAINRIGSMLGAAAQSDHGSSQPSAGDLATAEKFGARIAHAAQRWKRGAA, from the coding sequence ATGACAACGGTTGCGATTGTTTACCACAGCGGCTATGGGCACACGGCGGCGCAAGCTGAGGCGGTGTTGCGGGGCGTGCAAAGTGTACCAGAGGTGACCGCCCATCTCATCCGTGTTGAGGACATCGAAAACCACTGGACGACGCTCGACGCCGCCGACGCGATTGTGTTTGGGTCGCCGACCTACATGGGTAGTGTTTCCGGGCCGTTCAAAAGCTTCATGGACGCTTCATCGCGGCGTTGGCTTCAACAGGCTTGGAGGGACAAGATTGCGGCCGGTTTTACCAACTCCGGCAGTCTTAGTGGCGACAAACTCAACACCTTGGTTCAGTTGGCGATTTTCGCCGCGCAGCACGGCATGATCTGGGTTGGACAGGCCGAGTTACCCAGCGGCCGCGCCGACGACGCCATCAACCGTATCGGTAGCATGCTAGGCGCGGCTGCCCAGTCGGATCACGGTAGTTCGCAGCCGTCTGCAGGCGATCTGGCGACGGCGGAGAAGTTCGGCGCGCGCATAGCGCACGCCGCTCAGCGTTGGAAGCGCGGCGCAGCATAA
- the metH gene encoding methionine synthase — protein sequence MTPSSTQLLEQALRERILILDGAMGTMIQSYKLQEADYRGDRFAHHPHDLNGNNDLLCLTRPDIVEAIHRAYLEAGADIIETNSFNAQRISQADYGLETLSYELNVAAAQCARRAVDAFLKEDPSRPRFVAGSIGPTNKTASISPDVNDPGARGTTFDELVVAYAEQVEGLLDGGVDLLLPETTFDTLNLKAALFAIEEVFTRRQRRVPIIASVTVADASGRTLSGQTVEAFLISVEHAPLLALGINCGFGAAEMRPHVEELAEKSPFYLVCYPNAGLPNVFGGFDQTPDIMSELLRDFARRGWLNIVGGCCGTTPSHIAAIAKAVAGFAPRTPPPRPRHTRLSGLEALVIRPETNFVNIGERTNVTGSAKFAELIRAERYEDALAIARQQVANGAQMIDVNMDEGMLDAERAMTRFLNLVVTDPDIARVPIVIDSSKFHVIEAGLKCVQGKCVVNSISLKEGEEVFIEQARRIRRYGAAVVVMAFDEIGQADTAARKIEICTRAYRILTEKVGFPPEDIIFDPNILAIATGIEEHANYAVEFIEATRVIKQTLPGCKVSGGVSNLSFAFRGNNIVRQAMHSVFLYHAIRAGMDMGIVNAGQLAVYDEIPPDLLELVEDVVLNRRPDATERLITFAESVKGTGKTVVKDEAWRQASVEERLKHALIKGDADYIEADVEEARQKYGAPLAVIEGPLMDGMNIVGDLFGAGKMFLPQVVKSARVMKKAVAALLPYLEAEKQTATNRDGVRKKVLLATVKGDVHDIGKNIVGVVLGCNNYEVIDLGVMQPCDVILAKAREHNVDIIGLSGLITPSLDEMVHVAKTMTEQGFTLPLLIGGATTSKLHTAVKIAPAYHGPTIHVLDASRAVGVVGALTNEEQRAAFLAANQAEQAALRAEHQAKFDRKRLLPLAEARARRPQLRFDAETVAVPEQLGVMTLDDVTLEALLPYIDWSPFFHTWELRGRYPKIFDDPVVGERARELFDDAQRLLERIVEEQRLHPRGVFGLFPANAVGDDIELYTDDTRTEVLAVFHTLRQQVERSDGKPNVALADFIAPKTTGVADYLGGFVVTAGLGLDDLCAEFDAAHDDYGSIMAKALADRLAEAFAELAHKRVRDLWGYGRAEKLSRDDLIRERYRGIRPAPGYPASPDHTEKRTLFALLGAEENAGVRLTESCAMWPASSVSGLYFAHPDAHYFAVGLIGRDQVEDYAARKGWTVAEVERWLRPNLGYEPARS from the coding sequence ATGACGCCCTCATCTACACAACTCCTTGAACAAGCTCTCCGCGAACGCATCCTCATCCTCGATGGCGCGATGGGGACAATGATTCAGTCCTACAAGCTCCAAGAAGCCGACTATCGTGGCGACCGCTTCGCCCATCACCCACACGACCTCAACGGCAACAACGACCTGCTGTGCCTCACCCGCCCCGACATCGTTGAAGCGATTCACCGCGCCTACCTCGAAGCTGGCGCCGACATCATCGAAACCAACAGCTTCAACGCCCAACGGATTTCACAGGCAGACTACGGTCTGGAAACCCTGTCCTACGAACTCAATGTCGCCGCTGCCCAGTGCGCACGCCGTGCCGTGGACGCTTTCCTCAAAGAAGACCCGTCGCGACCGCGCTTTGTCGCCGGCTCGATCGGACCAACCAACAAAACAGCTTCAATCTCTCCAGATGTCAACGACCCCGGCGCACGCGGAACGACATTTGATGAACTCGTCGTCGCCTACGCCGAGCAAGTCGAAGGACTGCTCGACGGCGGCGTTGACCTGCTCCTGCCCGAAACTACGTTCGATACCCTCAATCTCAAAGCGGCGCTCTTTGCCATCGAGGAAGTCTTCACCCGACGCCAGCGGCGCGTCCCCATCATCGCTTCTGTGACGGTCGCCGACGCCAGCGGCCGGACGCTCTCCGGGCAAACTGTTGAGGCATTCCTCATCTCAGTCGAACACGCGCCGCTGCTCGCGCTAGGTATCAACTGCGGCTTCGGTGCCGCTGAAATGCGTCCGCACGTCGAAGAACTCGCTGAGAAATCGCCGTTTTATCTGGTCTGCTACCCCAATGCCGGCCTGCCTAATGTCTTCGGCGGCTTTGACCAAACACCCGACATCATGAGCGAACTGCTCCGCGACTTTGCCCGGCGCGGTTGGCTCAATATTGTCGGTGGCTGCTGCGGCACAACACCCAGCCATATCGCCGCTATCGCCAAAGCCGTCGCCGGTTTCGCCCCTCGGACACCACCCCCACGCCCACGCCACACGCGCCTGAGCGGTCTGGAAGCGCTGGTCATCCGGCCAGAAACCAACTTTGTCAATATCGGTGAGCGCACTAATGTAACGGGCTCAGCCAAGTTCGCCGAACTCATTCGTGCCGAGCGCTATGAAGACGCCCTCGCCATCGCCCGCCAGCAAGTCGCCAACGGCGCGCAGATGATTGACGTAAACATGGACGAAGGCATGCTTGACGCCGAACGCGCCATGACCCGTTTCCTCAACTTGGTCGTAACCGATCCTGACATTGCGCGCGTCCCTATTGTCATTGACAGCTCGAAGTTCCACGTCATCGAAGCCGGCCTTAAGTGCGTGCAGGGCAAATGCGTCGTCAACTCCATCAGCCTCAAGGAAGGCGAAGAGGTCTTCATCGAACAAGCCCGACGGATTCGACGCTACGGTGCAGCGGTGGTCGTCATGGCCTTTGACGAAATCGGGCAAGCAGACACTGCGGCACGCAAAATTGAAATCTGTACACGGGCGTACCGCATCCTGACAGAAAAAGTCGGCTTCCCGCCGGAAGACATCATCTTTGATCCAAACATTCTGGCCATTGCAACCGGCATCGAGGAACACGCCAACTACGCCGTGGAGTTCATCGAGGCGACGCGCGTCATCAAGCAGACGCTGCCCGGCTGCAAGGTCTCCGGCGGCGTCAGCAACCTGTCGTTCGCGTTCCGCGGCAACAACATTGTCCGCCAAGCCATGCATTCGGTGTTTCTCTACCACGCCATTCGAGCCGGCATGGATATGGGCATCGTCAACGCCGGACAGCTCGCCGTCTATGACGAAATTCCGCCCGATTTGCTCGAACTCGTCGAAGACGTGGTGCTCAACCGCCGCCCCGACGCGACCGAACGCCTCATCACCTTCGCCGAGTCGGTCAAAGGCACCGGCAAGACCGTGGTTAAGGACGAAGCGTGGCGACAGGCGAGCGTCGAGGAACGCCTCAAACACGCGCTCATCAAGGGCGACGCCGACTACATCGAGGCGGATGTCGAAGAAGCGCGCCAAAAGTACGGCGCGCCCCTTGCCGTTATCGAAGGGCCGCTCATGGACGGCATGAACATCGTCGGCGACCTTTTCGGCGCCGGCAAGATGTTTCTGCCGCAAGTCGTCAAATCGGCGCGCGTTATGAAAAAAGCGGTCGCCGCTCTCCTGCCCTACCTTGAGGCCGAAAAACAGACGGCGACCAACCGCGACGGCGTACGCAAAAAAGTGCTGCTGGCGACGGTCAAGGGCGACGTACACGATATCGGCAAAAACATCGTCGGCGTCGTGCTGGGCTGCAACAACTACGAGGTCATTGATCTGGGCGTTATGCAACCCTGCGATGTCATTCTGGCGAAGGCGCGCGAACACAACGTGGACATCATCGGCCTAAGCGGGTTGATTACGCCGTCGCTGGACGAAATGGTACACGTCGCCAAAACGATGACTGAGCAGGGCTTTACGCTGCCGCTGCTCATCGGCGGCGCAACAACCTCAAAGCTCCATACGGCCGTCAAGATCGCGCCCGCCTACCACGGGCCGACGATTCATGTTCTGGACGCCTCACGCGCCGTCGGCGTCGTCGGGGCACTGACCAACGAGGAACAACGCGCGGCGTTTCTCGCCGCTAACCAAGCTGAACAAGCCGCGCTGCGCGCTGAACACCAAGCGAAATTCGACCGCAAGCGACTGTTGCCGCTGGCTGAAGCGCGGGCGCGCCGGCCACAGTTGCGATTTGACGCTGAAACCGTCGCCGTCCCGGAACAACTGGGTGTGATGACGCTCGACGACGTCACACTGGAGGCGCTCCTGCCCTACATTGACTGGTCGCCGTTTTTCCATACGTGGGAGCTGCGCGGGCGCTACCCGAAGATTTTCGACGACCCCGTCGTGGGCGAACGCGCACGCGAACTGTTCGACGACGCCCAGCGCCTGTTGGAACGCATCGTCGAAGAACAACGACTTCACCCGCGCGGCGTCTTTGGGCTGTTTCCAGCAAACGCCGTCGGCGACGACATTGAACTCTACACCGACGACACTCGGACGGAAGTGCTGGCGGTCTTTCATACGCTGCGGCAGCAGGTCGAACGTTCGGACGGTAAGCCCAACGTTGCGCTGGCGGATTTCATCGCGCCAAAAACAACGGGCGTCGCCGATTACCTTGGCGGTTTTGTTGTGACGGCCGGGCTGGGTCTAGACGATCTATGCGCCGAATTTGACGCCGCACACGACGATTACGGTTCGATTATGGCGAAGGCGCTGGCCGACCGGCTGGCGGAAGCCTTCGCCGAGCTGGCGCACAAGCGGGTGCGCGACCTGTGGGGCTACGGACGCGCTGAAAAGCTGAGCCGCGATGACCTCATTCGGGAACGCTACCGTGGGATTCGTCCCGCGCCGGGGTATCCGGCCTCGCCCGATCACACAGAGAAACGAACGCTGTTTGCGCTGCTTGGCGCGGAGGAAAACGCGGGCGTCCGACTGACGGAAAGTTGCGCCATGTGGCCGGCCAGCTCGGTCAGCGGGCTGTATTTCGCCCATCCCGACGCCCACTACTTCGCCGTCGGGTTGATTGGCCGCGATCAGGTCGAGGACTATGCCGCCCGCAAAGGCTGGACGGTCGCCGAAGTCGAACGCTGGCTGCGTCCCAACTTGGGTTATGAACCAGCGCGCTCCTAA
- a CDS encoding superoxide dismutase: MTESRRSFLKAAALTTTGFALGNVFDTAAAGDNERAAAGRLTDATGQYALPPLPYDYKALEPVIDEATVRLHHDVHHKAYVDGANKALTQLAAARADGDFNLVKHWSRELAFHGSGHVLHTLYWTSLTPKPSGGPKGDLGKAIASDFGDFAKLRAHLTKATIAVEASGWGVLAYNVLERRLVVLQVEKHQDLTVWGAIPLLVIDVWEHAYYLKYQSKRADYVTAVWDILDWQAAAMRFEAARGAAS, encoded by the coding sequence ATGACGGAATCTCGACGTAGTTTTTTGAAGGCGGCGGCGCTAACGACCACCGGATTCGCGTTGGGTAATGTTTTCGATACGGCGGCCGCGGGGGACAATGAGCGGGCGGCTGCCGGTCGGCTCACGGATGCCACCGGGCAGTACGCGCTGCCGCCCCTTCCCTACGACTACAAGGCGCTCGAACCTGTGATTGACGAAGCGACAGTGCGCTTACATCACGACGTACACCACAAAGCCTATGTGGATGGCGCAAACAAAGCGCTCACTCAGTTGGCGGCGGCGCGCGCCGACGGCGACTTCAACCTTGTCAAGCACTGGTCACGCGAGCTGGCCTTTCATGGTTCAGGGCATGTGCTGCACACCCTGTACTGGACAAGCCTGACGCCGAAACCTAGCGGCGGGCCGAAAGGCGACCTTGGCAAGGCGATCGCCAGCGACTTTGGTGACTTCGCCAAGCTTAGGGCGCACTTGACGAAGGCGACCATCGCCGTCGAAGCGTCGGGCTGGGGCGTCTTGGCCTACAACGTCTTAGAGCGGCGATTGGTGGTGTTGCAGGTTGAAAAGCATCAGGACCTGACGGTGTGGGGTGCGATTCCGTTGCTCGTCATTGATGTTTGGGAGCATGCCTACTACCTGAAGTACCAGAGCAAGCGCGCCGACTACGTGACGGCTGTGTGGGACATTCTCGACTGGCAGGCGGCGGCGATGCGTTTTGAAGCGGCCCGGGGGGCGGCTTCCTAG